The genomic segment TCCTTTCTTCAAGTCAGCAATATACTTCATTATATCCAATCTTGTTACAATTCCCCTCAATATTTTATTTTTAACTATTGGAACCCCCCTAATGTCATACTCTTGCATCAATTTTGCAACATCTGCAACTGAATCCTTTACATCCGCTGTTATTAATGGTGAACTCATTATTGACTTAACTGGCTGCTCCATTCTTGGGGTTTTCTCTCCTGAGTATTCCCCAACAGTCATTCTTCTTTTTGGTTTAAAAATCTTCTTTAAGATGTCATCTTCTGTAACAATACCTATTGGATTCTCTTCATCATCAACAACTATTAATCTTCCAACGTTGTGTTTTCTCATTAATGACCTCGCCTTACCAATGCTTTCATCTTCATGTATGGTTATTGGGTTTCTTGTCATAATTTTTGATGCTTCAACGTCCTTTAAGATTTTTGAGGTCGCTGCCCTCTTCATGATGTCGTAATCTGTTACAATCCCCACCAATTTACCTTTATCATCCACAATTGGTGCTGCCCTCTGCCCACTTTCAATTAACTCACAAACCGCATCCATCACTGGAGTGTCCTTGTGTATACAGTGTGGTTTAAACATTAACTCCCCAACATGCTCATGCACTGATGAGGCTAACAACAAATCGTGCATAGTTACTAAGTATAACTCCCCCCTCTCATCAACAACTACTAAGTTGTGGAAGTGGTTCTCTTCCATAATACCTATTGCTTTTGTTATTGGCGTGTCTGGTGTTACTGTAACTACTTCCTTTGTTGCTATCTCCATTACTGCTTCGTCTAACATATATCTCACCCTTTACTAAAATTTTATTTCTTCAATATATAATTTAGTTAAATTTCCGCTATTTAAACTTATCTCCAATTAAGATTGAAAAAAATGGATTTTTGAATTTTTACAACCTTATCGGTAAATTTCAATATCCATTTCTTTATTTTCTGCTCTTTATGTATTCAAGCATCCCTTTAAACATCCTAAGACCATCATCTGAACCAAGTATCTTCTCACTCGCCCTTTCTGGGTGTGGCATTAACAATACACAGTTTCCATTCTCATTGCAAACTCCTGCTATATTGTCTATTGAGCCATTTGGATTTGCATCCTCAGTAACTTCTCCATATTCATCGCAATATTTAAATACAACCATATCCTTCTTATACATCTCCTGCAAAGTGTCCTCATCGACATAGAATCTTCCTTCAGCGTGAGCAATTGGGATTTTCAAGACTTCTCCTTTTTTGTATTGGGATGTGAATGGTGTTTTGTTATTTTCTACTCTAATATATACCCACTTACAGATAAACTTTGGATTTAAGTTGTTTGTTAATGTTCCGTATGAAAATCCTGCCTCCAAACCAATCTGTGCCCCATTACAAATGCCCAAAACTGGTTTTCCTTCTTCAACCATCTTTCTTAAGGCATTTATTATAGGAGTTCTTGCACTAATCGCTCCTGCTCTTAAATAATCCCCATAGGAAAATCCTCCAGGAATTACCGCGCCATCATAATTATCCAAATTCTCCTCAGTGAACCAAACAATTTCTGGTTTTCCTCCTGCCAATTTGACAGCATGATAAACATCCATGTCACAATTAGTCCCCAAAAACTTCGTTATTGCTATCTTCATTCTTCCAACCCCTTAAATTTTAAGGGTTTTTTGTTGTTTTAAATGCTTTAAATTATATTTTGGCATAAAATTTTTTTGAAAGAATAACAAATCACTAAATTCTAAATAAATATTCTTATTCTAATTCAGATGAAATTACATTTAGGAATTCTCTTGTCAATATATTCATTTTTTCTGTTCTATTGGCAAGTTCTATTATCTTTTCCCTTAGCCTCTCTTCATCACATTTTTTAATATCTCTTGCTTTTATGGTTTTTCTATTTTCTGCCTTTGCATTTTCCTCTGCAGTTTTTGTGGTAATTGCAATAATCTCTTCTAAGATATTTGCAAGTTCCTCTACAGCCTCAGATGAGATGTTTAGGTCTGTGTGTTTTTTCATAATTCTTTTAATAGTTCCTTTTGGTATCAAAGTAAAACCTCCAACTTAATTTTCAATGGAATATATGTCTTATGTTATATATTAATTGCTATGTTATTCTGAAAACACTTTAGACATGCATCCTGCAATTAAGCCAGCGATGGCATCGTCTAAAAATATATATCCTTTTTCATCAAGGATTCCAACAATACCTGGTTTTTTTGCATCATACCATCTAAAGTTAAATATTGCTCTTGTCCCTGCAATCTCATTTGCTATTGCCATACCAATAACTTCATCTACATATATGTAATTGGGATCTTCATCATAATTAAATGGAAGATTGCCTTTTTTTCCTTCTTCTTCCAACTTTATCGCCGCTATTAGTAAAGTAGAGACGTTTGGGTTATTTAATTCCTTTGTTATTATTTCTTTTAGTTTTTTCTTAATGGTTTCCTTTTCGTCGTCTCTACAAATGCAAAGTTCCATTCCAGAACCAACCAAATCCTCCAAAGTTATTCCAAAATTTTCAAGGATTTTTAATATTTCCATTTTTATCCCTCATGCTTAACACTATCCAACATAATTTAGGAGCATTTTTCCTTTTTCATTTATTTTTATGTATTTTGATCTTCCTATTTTTTCTGGTTTTTCTATTAATTCCCATTCTAAGAGTTTTTCAACAACATTCTTGCTTATCCAAACCAAATCACTTTGTTTTGTGGAATTATTGGAATCCATACTCTTTTTTCTCCAATTCATAAGTTTTTTTAAATCATCCTTATCTGCACCAACAATCTTATTTAACTTCACAACTAAATCCCTCATTCTCTTAATGTCAGAATCCCTAACATAATCCTTTCTATCCACGACCTCAATCAATTTTCTTATACTCTCATTGTCATTAATGTTCGCTCTTAAAAAATCCTCTTTTGTTAAAATACTAAGTTCTTTTATGGATAGACCATCATCTCCTGCCCGTCCAATAAATTTTAAAAAAATTAACAACTCCTCTCTTGGAAGATTCACTTCAAAAGGATATATTAACTTAGCATCTACAACACCAAATGTTCTTGGTAGATAATGACAATTATATTTGCTTAAATATTCTTTTTTTAACACCTCTTTTTCTTCAGAAGATAAACTATCAGTTTTTGGAACTACATAATATGGAATTATTCTTGAATTATTTTTGTTTAATATCATTGCACAAGTTATTCCAGCAATACAACCAATTGTTGAGCCAGACGATACATTAATATAGAATTTAACATCCCCGTATTCTCTTCTCTCACATATTATAATAGATTTCATTTTTTGAACAATATCCTCCAAATCAAACAAATCTGCATATACTACTTCATAATTAATTCCTTTTTCTTTAAATCTTTTAATAATAATTTCTTTAAATGCTTTTCCAATTTCTGAGTCGGTATTTTCATTCATACAGATTAAATAAACCTTCTCAGCTCTCCTCATTATTGGAACTTCAGTAATTCTATCAACTTCATAACCCTGAACTGCAATATGAACCCCACCTCTAATTTTTTCCAAATCATTCACCATTTCATCACCCCAGTAAAAACAGTAATTATAGTAAGCTTACTTAGATAATGAGTAATATATAATTTTTGGTGTATATGCATTATTGTAAGGTTCAAAGGGTGGTTGGATGGGTTCTGCAAATGCCTTTATAATGGTTGGAGGACCAGATTTTCTACATAATGGAATTTACCCAACACACTGTCTAATTTTACATGAGAATGATAAGCCATGGTGGGTTTTAACCCCAATTTTTAGACTTCCAAATGAATGCAAGCTAAAAAACTGTGAAATTATAACTTGGATTCCAACTGTAGAGGGTATGCTTGAGGATGCATTACTAATGATAGGCATTTATGTGGTTAAAGATGAGGAGTTGGTTACTCTTGCCAACAAATTTTTCAAAAATAAAGAGAAGAACAAAATTTGGTTGTATGATGATATAGAAAAAGAAAATTTGAAAAAACTTAGAGAAGTGAGTAAAAAAGTCCTATCAAAATATAATCTTAAAATTGTTGTGGCAATAACTTTAGATAGCACAATTTTACGCCAAATTGACATTTTAAAGGATTATAATATTGAATGTGAAGTTTGCACTACAAGATTAGCAAGATGGGAGAAAAATATGGATTTTGAGGAGTGTGATATTATAAAAAGAACAAAATCAAGAAAATAAAATGGTAATTATAGTAACCATAGTAAGGTTACTAAGATAGTGAGTATTATTTATTAGTTCCTATATTACATTATTCATGAGAGCAACAAACCAAATTGTGATAGTATGGAGTATCTGTTCGTCTATGGGAGTTTAAGAAAAGGCTTTTGGAATCATGAAGCCTACTTAAAAAATAGCAAATT from the Methanotorris formicicus Mc-S-70 genome contains:
- a CDS encoding CBS domain-containing protein, whose translation is MLDEAVMEIATKEVVTVTPDTPITKAIGIMEENHFHNLVVVDERGELYLVTMHDLLLASSVHEHVGELMFKPHCIHKDTPVMDAVCELIESGQRAAPIVDDKGKLVGIVTDYDIMKRAATSKILKDVEASKIMTRNPITIHEDESIGKARSLMRKHNVGRLIVVDDEENPIGIVTEDDILKKIFKPKRRMTVGEYSGEKTPRMEQPVKSIMSSPLITADVKDSVADVAKLMQEYDIRGVPIVKNKILRGIVTRLDIMKYIADLKKGAMIEVEIHGALDEDMRILAERIIATEVRKMVKHAGRIHWIKITIKREHDKGGTPYYHITVYVKTPNKLYVGDASPKLSKTKRLEAEGEDVGYISEKQRWDFIEVLKNALISVEKQIDADRERYHPRTLGKKLREEEIE
- the purQ gene encoding phosphoribosylformylglycinamidine synthase I gives rise to the protein MKIAITKFLGTNCDMDVYHAVKLAGGKPEIVWFTEENLDNYDGAVIPGGFSYGDYLRAGAISARTPIINALRKMVEEGKPVLGICNGAQIGLEAGFSYGTLTNNLNPKFICKWVYIRVENNKTPFTSQYKKGEVLKIPIAHAEGRFYVDEDTLQEMYKKDMVVFKYCDEYGEVTEDANPNGSIDNIAGVCNENGNCVLLMPHPERASEKILGSDDGLRMFKGMLEYIKSRK
- a CDS encoding histone family protein codes for the protein MIPKGTIKRIMKKHTDLNISSEAVEELANILEEIIAITTKTAEENAKAENRKTIKARDIKKCDEERLREKIIELANRTEKMNILTREFLNVISSELE
- the cobZ gene encoding alpha-ribazole phosphatase CobZ, which codes for MEILKILENFGITLEDLVGSGMELCICRDDEKETIKKKLKEIITKELNNPNVSTLLIAAIKLEEEGKKGNLPFNYDEDPNYIYVDEVIGMAIANEIAGTRAIFNFRWYDAKKPGIVGILDEKGYIFLDDAIAGLIAGCMSKVFSE
- a CDS encoding HFX_2341 family transcriptional regulator domain-containing protein — its product is MVNDLEKIRGGVHIAVQGYEVDRITEVPIMRRAEKVYLICMNENTDSEIGKAFKEIIIKRFKEKGINYEVVYADLFDLEDIVQKMKSIIICERREYGDVKFYINVSSGSTIGCIAGITCAMILNKNNSRIIPYYVVPKTDSLSSEEKEVLKKEYLSKYNCHYLPRTFGVVDAKLIYPFEVNLPREELLIFLKFIGRAGDDGLSIKELSILTKEDFLRANINDNESIRKLIEVVDRKDYVRDSDIKRMRDLVVKLNKIVGADKDDLKKLMNWRKKSMDSNNSTKQSDLVWISKNVVEKLLEWELIEKPEKIGRSKYIKINEKGKMLLNYVG